One region of Drosophila teissieri strain GT53w chromosome 2L, Prin_Dtei_1.1, whole genome shotgun sequence genomic DNA includes:
- the LOC122624990 gene encoding T-complex protein 1 subunit delta-like, translating into MAPKAKSVNIKPTAKAFKDKSKPTDVRLSNIQAAKAVSDAIRTSLGPRGMDKMIQAGNGEVSITNDGATILKQMNVLHPAAKMLVELSRAQDVAAGDGTTSVVVIAGALLEACEKLLQKGLHPTAISDSFQRCSNKAVEILKQMSTPIELDDRETLIKSASTSLNSKVVSQQSSLLAPIAVDAVLKVTEPSKEVSVDLKNIKVISSLGGTVEDTELVDGLVFTCRSAGSNAPKRIEKAKIGLIQFCISAPKTDMDHNVIVSDYAAMDRVLKEERSYILNIVKQIKKSGCNVLLVQKSILRDAVSDLAQHFLDKIKCLVVKDVEREDIEFVCKTLHCRPIASLDHFTAENLSSADLVEEVASGTNKFVKITGIQNMGRTVSIICRGSNKLVLEEAARSLHDALCVVRCLVKLRAQIVGGGAPEIEMALQLAALAQTVEGVDAYCFRAFADALEVIPSTLAENAGLNPIATVTELRNRHAQGEKNAGINVRKGAITDIFAENVVQPLLVSISSITLATETIRSILKIDDIVNTFS; encoded by the exons ATGGCGCCCAAGGCAAAATCGGTCAACATCAAGCCAACGGCCAAGGCCTTCAAGGACAAGTCGAAGCCCACCGATGTCCGTTTGTCCAACATCCAGGCGGCTAAAG CCGTTTCCGATGCCATCCGCACCAGTCTGGGCCCCCGAGGCATGGACAAGATGATCCAGGCCGGCAACGGCGAGGTGTCCATCACCAACGATGGAGCCACCATCCTGAAGCAGATGAACGTGCTGCACCCGGCCGCCAAGATGCTGGTGGAGCTGTCCCGCGCCCAGGATGTGGCCGCTGGTGACGGTACCACCTCCGTGGTTGTCATTGCTGGCGCTCTGCTGGAGGCCTGCGAGAAGTTGCTGCAGAAGGGTCTGCACCCCACGGCCATCTCGGACTCGTTCCAGCGCTGCTCGAACAAGGCCGTAGAGATCCTGAAACAGATGTCCACACCCATCGAGCTGGACGACCGCGAGACGCTGATCAAGAGCGCCTCCACCTCGCTCAACTCCAAGGTGGTGTCCCAGCAGAGCAGCCTGCTGGCCCCCATTGCCGTGGATGCCGTGCTTAAGGTCACGGAGCCCAGCAAGGAGGTCTCTGTGGATCTCAAGAACATCAAGGTCATCTCCAGCCTGGGTGGCACCGTTGAGGACACCGAGCTGGTCGATGGATTGGTCTTCACCTGCCGCTCCGCCGGTTCCAACGCTCCCAAGCGCATCGAGAAGGCCAAGATCGGTCTTATCCAGTTCTGCATTTCGGCCCCCAAGACCGAT ATGGATCACAATGTGATTGTGTCGGACTACGCAGCCATGGATCGTGTGCTTAAGGAGGAGCGCTCATACATCCTGAACATTGTCAAGCAGATCAAGAAGTCCGGATGCAATGTTCTTCTAGTTCAGAAGTCTATCCTGCG CGATGCCGTCTCTGATCTGGCTCAGCACTTCCTGGACAAGATCAAGTGCTTGGTGGTCAAGGATGTGGAGCGCGAGGACATTGAGTTTGTGTGCAAGACCCTCCACTGCCGTCCGATCGCTTCGCTGGATCACTTCACAGCCGAGAACCTGTCCAGTGCCGATCTGGTCGAGGAGGTGGCCAGTGGCACCAACAAGTTTGTGAAGATCACAGGCATTCAGAACATGGGACGCACGGTCTCGATCATCTGCCGCGGATCCAACAAGCTGGTGCTCGAGGAGGCTGCTCGCTCCCTGCACGACGCCCTCTGTGTCGTGCGTTGCCTGGTCAAGCTGCGCGCCCAGATTGTGGGCGGTGGTGCGCCGGAGATTGAGATGGCCCTGCAGCTGGCGGCTTTGGCTCAAACAGTTGAGGGCGTGGACGCGTATTGCTTCCGCGCATTTGCAGATGCTTTGGAGGTGATCCCCTCGACGCTGGCTGAGAACGCCGGCTTGAACCCCATTGCCACGGTCACGGAGCTGCGCAACCGCCACGCTCAGGGTGAGAAGAACGCCGGTATTAATGTGCGCAAGGGCGCCATCACAGACATTTTTGCGGAGAACGTGGTGCAGCCGCTGCTGGTCAGTATTTCGTCGATCACCCTGGCCACCGAGACGATTCGATCGATCTTGAAGATCGACGATATT GTCAACACCTTCAGTTAA
- the LOC122625005 gene encoding PITH domain-containing protein CG6153-like, giving the protein MANPGDHIFRSDSAGLFTFKFCLVFEFKIEVMPHGHSHDHGGCSHEASDVDHALEMGIEYSLYTKIDLDNVECLNEETDGQGKSVFKPYEKRQDLSKYVESDADEELLFNIPFTGNIKLKGIIISGANDDSHPNMVKIFKNRPRMTFDDAKAKPDQEFHLTRDARGEIEYSPKVVTFSSVHHLSLYFPSNFGEDSTRIYYIGLRGEFTEAHYHGVTICNYEARANAADHKEKAFDGVGRAIQ; this is encoded by the exons ATGGCAAATCCGGGTGACCATATTTTCCGTAGTGACTCGGCTGGTTTATTTACATTCaagttttgtttggtttttgaatttaaaattgaagtAATGCCGCACGGACACTCGCACGATCACGGCGGCTGCAGCCATGAGGCTTCAGACGTGGACCACGCCCTGGAGATGGGCATTGAGTACAGCCTGTACACGAAAATCGATCTGGACAATGTGGAGTGCCTGAACGAGGAGACGGATGGCCAGGGCAAAAGTGTCTTCAAGCCCTACGAGAAGCGCCAGGATCTGTCCAAGTACGTGGAGAGCGATGCGGACGAGGAGCTCCTCTTCAACATTCCCTTCACCGGCAACATCAAGCTCAAGGGAATCATCATAAGTGGGGCCAACGATGACTCCCACCCAAACATGGTCAAAAT CTTTAAGAACAGACCCAGGATGACCTTCGACGATGCCAAAGCCAAACCCGACCAGGAGTTCCACCTGACCCGCGATGCCCGTGGAGAAATCGAGTACTCGCCCAAAGTGGTCACCTTCTCCTCCGTGCACCATCTCTCCCTGTACTTCCCCAGCAACTTTGGCGAAGACAGCACACGAATTTACTATATAG GTCTTCGAGGAGAGTTCACAGAAGCTCATTATCATGGCGTAACCATATGCAACTACGAAGCTCGTGCCAATGCAGCAGATCACAAGGAAAAGGCATTCGATGGAGTGGGCAGAGCCATCCAATAA